The Styela clava chromosome 3, kaStyClav1.hap1.2, whole genome shotgun sequence genome includes the window TACGTCACAACCGACATCCTAACTAAAAGTTATATCGGATTATGAAAAACAATTAGCTAAAGCATAAAAAACAATGTGACAAATAAAAATGGAAGTttttcacagaaatatttgttcTAAGTTACAATGAAACTTTTACATAAtaacgaaataaaattttacgcATCGATTTATTGCTGCGATAAAAGCGTGAGAAAAGACATCTATCACAAGGCACGTGATAACAGTAAATGAAACTTTACTCAAAATTTGAGATTGGTACAGGCGCTCGTgtatttttgaacaaattttgatTGTCAATTTTGACAGTAATTCGAATCAACCTTCATTATATGTGCGTTATATATCAAAAAAGGTAATTGAAAAAAGTAAGCTTGAAAAAAATAACGTCAAAGACGCAGCGTTATGTAAATTAATTACACCACCACTGAAGGTGGTTGTATCGGTAGTATTTGAAGTCCCTGTAACAGGTTCTGACCAAATCGTCGATGTTGTAAGTGCTTGATCTGTCAAACTAATCGGAGATGTGGAGGTAAACGGCCCCGTTGATTCTACACTGCTGGATGTTGTAGATGTGGTATGTGCTGGCAGAATGTCTCTCACGTTACAGTTGTCCGTTTTACAAACTTCGTACGAACAAGATCTGAAAGTGAATTGGAAATTTTAATAGAAGAATTTCAATCATATAACCTGAAACAGAGAGAGTTTGAATTTATGGTGGAGTACTTATTGGCATATTCATTTGTCTATCCCGCTTGGGCGCCAGATGTCCCTAGCCCGACGGCTTTTTGGGTCAAATAAGCCTGTCTtgataaacaaaattacaatactatatattttttcaaataattcaaaatttgttaaatgGCCCAGATGACGACCATACGGTCGTCCCCTACAATCAGCTGGCGCCCGAACGGCTGTGCCCAAAAGCGGCGCCAAACAGGAGCTTCCAATAGTTGCACACCGTTATAttcaaactttaaaaagcaAAACGATGAAAAGACGATGCAAAAATGTACTTACTTTGGTTCCACTAGAGTCTTCAATAACTGAGCAACATTAACACCGTGCTTGTCAAGAAGAAGATGAATGGTTGAATTTATGTAGGAAGCCAATGTCGTTGTTGTTCTCTCGGGATCAAATATCCAGTAAACAAAATTTGACATTGAAGAGAATGCTTGTTTTGGGTCTagttggaaaaatatttcgatAATGGGTCTGCCATCAGGGAAAAGTTGCAGAAGCCTGTTTCTTAAATCTGTTCCGGTGACGTTAAcagatttcaaaattaattggTATACGTTAACGATTTGTTCGAAGGCTTCATCGGGTAAAGAAGTTTTTAGTATATCCATATTATTCATCAGTGCAAGCTGAAATTTGTAAGTGTAGATTGACAACTGGACTTGATCCGATGGGAACGATGCGTTGTAAGATACCAATATATTCAAAATGGCGTCGTTTATACCCTGCACATCATTTATAGTTGCAGCGTCGATGAGAGATTGCACATTATTTAAAACAGGAATAAGCCGATCGTACATGGTCACATTAGCTTTTGCGAAAGCATCTTGAATTGCAACACCGATATCTTTGTTTGCAGCGATGTCTTCATTTAGGGAAGAGAATATTGTATCCAATGTCGGGTGGACTTGTGGCCAGGATGGGTTGTATGCTGAAGTTGATGCTTGGCGAATAGACATTGATATTTGATCTGTTACGTTTACCCCTGCCTTAGTAAGAATAGTCACGATTAGTTTGCTTAATTCGGTTTCTTTAGCCATGTCTTGTTGAAGTTCAATCAGCAGTTGTATGATTTGTGACATATTGTTTTGAGCGAGGGCAGTCTGAATTTTTGGCAATTTGTTGATCAAAACAGTCAGTTCAAACGGGACGGAGACGTTTAGCTGACTGAATTGTCCTTCAATGTAGCCCGAGTAGTTGGTGAAAGCCAGTGTCATTTGATTAAAAACATCAGTTATCAGAGCAGCCTGGTCTGGTAAAGCAGCATACAAAGATCCGGGAACACATTCAAGTCCCAATTGCGCACTGCCAGGAACTGATATTCCATACTCTGACAACATTGTCGATATTGTTTGAGCAAAAGATTTTGTAACGTCGTTGGAAGAGCAATAATGCGTGTGAATGTATGAACTCCATTGCATAAATAAGGTTTCATTCATTGTTGTAGCAGCCATAATTAAGATCTCGGAGCTTTTTAGCAAAGGAGTCAATTCTGCTGGCAAGAACGATGTATCCAATTGTTCGAACATTTCGCTGAGAGATGAAGGATTGAATTCCGTAGCAGTTAGATTTATATTCATCAATGAATTGGTAATACTATCATACACTGTGTCAATAGTCTGAGAATTATTGCCTGCGAGCAGCTGATAAGGTAAAGTTACAATATACTTCAATGCTGCTTCAAGCCCGCTTGTTTCGACTCCATCCAGTTGGCCAAGTACGTGCTTCACAGCGTTTACTAATGTAATGGAAGCGTTAGTTGAGGGCGTGTTCAGTAAAGACATAATTTCTACTAACCAAGCATTGATCGCTTCTGTGTTATTTGTTGTTGCAGCATTGAATAAAGCTGGTAAATTATCCACGATTATTTTTACGTCGACGGGAATAACGACACCAGATAAACTGATTTGTTCTATTGTATCTTTAATAACTTGTTCAATATTGAAATTGCTCGGAGTCATAGAATCGAACGCTGTAAGATTTATGTTGATCAATGAATCTGCGATGCTGTTGTACACGGCGTCAATAGTGTGAGTATCCTGACCTGGCCGGAGTTGATAAGGCAATGTAGTGATGTAGTTCAAAGCTGCCTCAAGTCCGGATGTTTCAACTCCATCAATCTGGCTGAGTACATGTTTCACAGCGCTAACCAGTGCCAGTGAAGCGTTTGTCGTAGGCGTGTCCAGAAGTCCCATAACGTTCACAAGccaaatattaatttcataGGTGTTTAATTTTGTTAAGGAGTCGACCAACGTTggcaataatttaataattgtCTTCACATCGTTGGGAATGATGGTGCTGTTCATATTCAGTAACTTCATTGTGTCTTCAATCACCTGGTTGATATTGACGTTTTCAAGGTTCATCAAATTTGTAGCCGAGATGTTTATTTTCACCAAATTGTTAGATATACTGTCGTACACCGAGTCAATAGTTTGTGTATTTGTTTCTTCCAGAAGTTGATAAGGCAAGGTGACAAGGTAGTTTAAAGCCACTTCTAACCCGGATGTGTCGACTCCATTGATTTGTCCGAGCAAATATTTGACAGAATTTATCAATGCGATAGAAGAGTTGGTGGATGGCGTTTTTAGGAGAGATATAACTTCTACCAACCATTTATTGATTCGATTTGTATCACCTTTCGTTACTGCGTCGAATAACGCTGGCACGTTATCCAATATTACGTTCAGCTCACCAGGAATTGAAATACCAGAAGCATTCAACTGTTGAATTGTGTCTTTAATAATTTGTTCGATATTGAAACCACTCGACATCATGGAATCTCTAATACTCTGGGCTGTTCGTTCGTAAACAATGTTTATCACTTCAGTTTCGTTGGGAAATATTCTGATGAAAAATCCAGGTAAATTACTTATCACGTCCAACACATCTTGAGGTAACGAGACGTTGACATTTCCTATAAAATCCAATAAAGTGTTACTCAAATCGCGGCTTTCGTCACTGGGGATGCTCAAGTTCGTGAAGGATTGCAGCAAAgtgtttaaaattatatttatatttccgCTTGTTGTTGCCTTTAAAAGTTGCTCAGTTACCTCGACGATGTACTCTATTCCAGTTAGATTTGAATTGAAACCTTCTGATCCAAGCAACGACATCAGATCCAGAGTATTAGTAGAATTGATAGAGTCAATTATCGCAGATATGTTGCTATATGCGATTTCCAAATCGTTTTCATTGCCAACGAAAAACATGTAGAGATATCCAGGTTGATAATCGATTAAAGTGCGCAAATCAGACGTAAGGTTGTTGTGAATTCCGAATCGTTTGGTCATTTCATATACTGAATTACTGAGCATTTGTGTAGCAGGTGTAATTCTGCTGTAACTTTTAAGTAGCTCGAGTTGCCAAGATGTAATGTACTCAAAATTGCCTTGGATCAATTGATCCAGCAAGTTGGGAATAGACTGTAAAGTTGGCACTATTGATTGAACTTCAGCAGGTAGAATCAAAGCTACAGCTTCGATAGTAAGTCGCAAAGATCCGATGGGATCTGACATATTTATTCTAGAAGCCAAATTTTGTAGCATTGTCTTAATTTCATCTGGAATGGATATATTCATCATTTCTAGTTGCTGGATCGTTGATTCCAATGGCGTAGACCAATCTGGATGGGTCAAATTAACAGCATTCAAGTTTTTAGTAATGTTGGAATAAATTTCGTTTACTAACGTAACATTGTCGGGGAATAATGTTACAAAAATACCAGGAATGTGTTTGAGGGCGTCTTTAGCAAAGTCATCCAGAGTcacattcattttttcaaagtattGAACAATTGAATTCGTTAAATCCAGACTCTCTTGGGTTAATTCAGCTTCAGTGTAAAGGGTTTCTCCAATACTTTGAACAAATGCCTCCAATAAGGGCATGCCATCCAtgatgtttgaaataaatttcggTAAGAACGTAATAGGCTGTCGCAAAGTAGTTGTGTTGATCGCGTCCAAGCTTTGACTGATATTTgcaaaaaacgatttgattaaGGTTATATTGTCCTGGAACATATTTACGAATAGTCCTGGAAAGTATTTGATGACATTGTTTATATTTGAATTAACAGTGACGTTCATTCTTTGCAGCAAGTTTACAATGCTGTTCGACAATGCGATACTTTCTGTTGTTATAGTGCTGCTATTTTGTAAAGCACCAATTGAACTAATGAGCAATGAATCAACCCACGTTTTGTTTGATATTATTCCATCAATGAATCTTTTTATCGATGCAGTTGCTTGACTCACTTCCGGATATAAAATATCCGGCGAAATAATTTCTGAAAGGATCGACATCAGATCTGGTGTTTTGGAAAGATTAATGTTGTCGATGATCAGTGACATATTACGCAATAACATATCTAAAACATCAGGATTTTCTTGAGCAAATAGATAAAAATATCCTGGTTGGTATGTTATTGCAGTCTTCATATCATCAGTCAAATTCTCGTAAACTCCAAACCTCATTGTCAGATTGAAAATTGCATTGCTCAGTTGCTCCGTCGCTGGTGTTATTTTGCTGGCTGTTTTCAGTAGTTCCAATTGCCAAGTATTTAGATAAATGAAATTTCCTTGTGTAAGCTGGTTTATCAACTCCGGCAAAGTGTTCATCATCGGTATCGTAATGTTCATTTCTGGAGGTATTAGGGTCTCTAACACATCAACCGCACCCTGCAGAGACGATATCGGATCCGAGAAGTTGATTTTCGATGGAATTTCATTGAGTATATATAAAACTGGAGGTGGCAATGTGAGATTAAGCATCCCAAGCTGTTGAATAGTCGATTGAATAGCTGCGTCCAAATCTTCGGGAGTGGTAATAAATGAATTGCTTATTCCTTGACTCACATTGGCAAAAATTGCGTTAATCATGGCTTCGTTGTCGTGAAGGGAAGCAGTAAATATTCCTGGCAAGTACATAATTATTTCTTTTACTTCTTTAGAAAGAAGAACGCCCATACGTTCTAGTAAACTGATTATTGAATTGCTAAATTGTAGACTTTCTGTTGTTGATTTGCTGGTATTTTTCAACGCTTCTATACTATACATTCTAATTTTAGTAGCATTACCAGTCATAGCGGCATTTATGAATCCTTGTAACGTCGGAATAATCTGATCAATGACGGTAAAATCGGCAACGGGCgaaagtaaattaaaaatgcTTCTCAAATCAGGTGGGCTGGTAGGATCGATTAAGTCCAATATTGCTGACAGATTTTTATATGTGTATTCCAAGGTAACATGGCTTTCAGGGGGAATGAATAGATAGAAATATCCAAGTTGGTAGGTAATGTAAGTTTTCATGTCATTGGTTATATTATCATATACTCCATATCGTTTCAAAAGTTCGAATATTGAATTTCTAAGTTCTTCTGTTGTGGCTGTGATTCTGCTCACTGATTTTAATAGCTCGAGTtgccaagttgtgtaaagataTTCGACATTATTCTGCAATAGTTGATTCAAAAGCTCTGGCAGGGTGTTGAGTACCGGCATTACAATCGGTTTAATATCTGGCGGTAGTAAAGAGGAAATTGAATTAATTGCCATTCCTAGAGATCCAACGGGATCTGATACATTGATTTTAGATGGAAGTTTGCTTATTTCAGAATGAACCTCAGCCGGCAGGGTGACATTAATGTCTTTTAGTTGCTGAAGAATAGCTTCGACTATTGTTGTAAAGTTGAAAGAAGAAGGGCTAAAAGTGGGTGGTTCATTTGTGGGATTGTCAATGCCCGGGACATTCAATGGGTCAAAAATTTCTTTCATTGACGCAGCAAATTGGTTCATCACATCTAAAGAGTCACCTCCTGGAAGTAAACTTATTATGTTCCCTATATCAGGCAGTTTTGTTAGATCAGTAGCTTCTACGATCGCAGTAACAACGTTGATAGCAGAGTTAACCTCGTCTTGTGATTCAGGATGTGTAGTGTAAAATATTCCCAACTGGAGACCAATCAGATCTTTTGTTTCTCTCGTCATATTATCCTCAAATCCAAATCGTTTTGACATATCAACAATCGCGTTATTCAACATTTTAGTCTCATTTGTTGTTGTACTGACTGCTTTTAGTGCATCAGCTTGCCATATGTTGATATAATTGTAATTTCCTTTGATCATCTCGTTTATTAAATCTGGTAACCCTCGCAGAAGTGGAAGAGTTGCGTTCATATTAACTGGTATTAAAGGAACGACAAAGTCTATGACGGCTTTAATAGTTCCTACTAGATCAGATATGTTAAGTTCGGATGGTATTTTTTCCAGAATTGTTGTCATTTCGGATGTCAAATTCAACATGAGAAGTGGCGAGAGAGCCGAATTCAACATTTTCCCATAATTCGGAGACGTGAAATCGATGTTATTTAAATTGACTGAAAAATTTGAGTAAATCGAGTTTATTAAATCTACGTCTTGCTGAAAGGCTGTAATAAATAACCCGGGAAGATAGGTAATTACATCCTTAACCTCTTTTTTCAAGGAAATATTTGATCTTTCCAGTagactatttattgaattgCTCATGGCCAAACTCTGAGTTGTAACTGTGCTTGATTCCTGTAGTGCTTCTAAGGAATATATTCCAAGCGCCATCCAGTTTCCCGTAGACGCGACTTCAATAATACCATCGATTGTTGAAAAAACTTGATCCATACCAGCAAGCTCGACCTTGACACCAAAAGACTCAAGAAGTGATTTTGTATTTGGTGGCGCGGTTGGATCTATTGCATCAATAGCCTTggatatattgagaaatatatAATCCAATTCATCACTATAATCAACGAAGTTGTAGAAATATCCTGGCTGATATTTGATAAGTGTTATCATATCATCAGTAAGGTTGACTCCAAAACGTTTGAGAAGGTCGAAGGTTGAATTGCTTAGTGCTTCTGTTGCTGGTGTCACTCTACTATATTCTTTCATTACATTGATGCCCCATGTATTCAGATAGTCGTAATTTTCCTTTGCTAATTCGTCTATGAGTTGAGAGAGTGAATCAAAAAGCGGCGAAAGCCTGTATGCTGACGGCACCAAAGAATTCAGTAGTTGAGGTACAGATTGCACAGAAGCAATGGGATTGGTGACATCTATATTTGCGAGAACTGTGTAAAGCGTAGCATTAATATTCTGATAATTTGGATCatctttgaaaaattgaataatgaagCCAGGTAGATTCTCAATCATAGGTCTGTAGTTGTCTGGAACCGGCACTCCATTGCGTCTAAACAAATCATATATAAGCTTACTCGCGGCTGCATCCGGCGTGCTGAGATTACTGAAGCTAGTTAACAGTTTGTCCGACGCTTTTTCAACTTGAGAAACGTTAACTACAGCGGTGAGAAGCAGAGAGTCGATTTTTTCTAATACTGGTTTTACGTTGTCTGGAACAGTCACATTCAGTCCATGAAAAATTGATTGCGTCAGCTTTACGTTGTCGAATTCGCCGTGTTCATTCTGAAGAAACTTCATCACTTCCTTTGCGGCCCTCTCGGAAAAATCGTCGATGACAACATTAAGTTGATTTTGTAAATCGGGAAGCATAAGTAATATTCTATCAACATTCAACCCATTGGTACCGAATAATTCATCACAAGATAGCAACGATTCGTAGGCTGATGAAATGCAGGACCCATACGTCAGTGCAACTGTGAAAAGTgaagttaaaatattttgacttaATATATTTATGCGACATTGTATATTccgaaaaaaatcaaatttcaaagtgaTCGGAAATGAATAAGATGCCAGGAAATCATATAATCGGATAAACTAAATATATAGTGTAATTTTccgcgctccagaagtatgtgtaccaatatggaggttactaattttgttctccttatactttacatcaagttgtgtaaagggactgaagcatatggtcagggggtatatttacttggctgacacagacagtcccgaactcgtaatagaattaaaatgagGAACAtcgcaataaaattatggcctaaccctaacctggcacacacgGGAGTACCTAATTTTCAATAATAGCGAAAAATGCAAAAGATTGTATATTTGAATTGAAGGCAACCAACATCATATtagaaaatcattattataatacAACCACATTACATGGTGCCATCCGTGTTAAATATACCTGTCCTGATATATAATAGTATAGTAAATGAATAACAAGCCAATGTTCCaatacaataattttgaatCACTTCCTTCATCACCCCCACGTTGATGTTACACAATATAAGGCTCAATTTGTTTCGATTTGCGTCTTCATAACAAAGGACAAATAGGCCCTGATGAGATTTAAATGTCTGAGATAAGTTTATAATGGGAAATTCTTTTATTGCTAAATACATATTTGACGTCATGATTTCACAAGAAGGGTAAGTGAAATTGTAAGCAGTTCAACGTAGACTGGTATGTATCTGAAGTACCTTCAAGCACACTCAAAATATTTCTCCCTAAAGAATATTTACTGAGGATTCAATGTATAGATAAGATA containing:
- the LOC120342757 gene encoding uncharacterized protein LOC120342757; its protein translation is MRLLLAVSAIVLVIANNHPVEGLSCRSGFNTSVYGIPITFWDESNQCSSASQQSCFLGEISYKTSLIEDELALTYGSCISSAYESLLSCDELFGTNGLNVDRILLMLPDLQNQLNVVIDDFSERAAKEVMKFLQNEHGEFDNVKLTQSIFHGLNVTVPDNVKPVLEKIDSLLLTAVVNVSQVEKASDKLLTSFSNLSTPDAAASKLIYDLFRRNGVPVPDNYRPMIENLPGFIIQFFKDDPNYQNINATLYTVLANIDVTNPIASVQSVPQLLNSLVPSAYRLSPLFDSLSQLIDELAKENYDYLNTWGINVMKEYSRVTPATEALSNSTFDLLKRFGVNLTDDMITLIKYQPGYFYNFVDYSDELDYIFLNISKAIDAIDPTAPPNTKSLLESFGVKVELAGMDQVFSTIDGIIEVASTGNWMALGIYSLEALQESSTVTTQSLAMSNSINSLLERSNISLKKEVKDVITYLPGLFITAFQQDVDLINSIYSNFSVNLNNIDFTSPNYGKMLNSALSPLLMLNLTSEMTTILEKIPSELNISDLVGTIKAVIDFVVPLIPVNMNATLPLLRGLPDLINEMIKGNYNYINIWQADALKAVSTTTNETKMLNNAIVDMSKRFGFEDNMTRETKDLIGLQLGIFYTTHPESQDEVNSAINVVTAIVEATDLTKLPDIGNIISLLPGGDSLDVMNQFAASMKEIFDPLNVPGIDNPTNEPPTFSPSSFNFTTIVEAILQQLKDINVTLPAEVHSEISKLPSKINVSDPVGSLGMAINSISSLLPPDIKPIVMPVLNTLPELLNQLLQNNVEYLYTTWQLELLKSVSRITATTEELRNSIFELLKRYGVYDNITNDMKTYITYQLGYFYLFIPPESHVTLEYTYKNLSAILDLIDPTSPPDLRSIFNLLSPVADFTVIDQIIPTLQGFINAAMTGNATKIRMYSIEALKNTSKSTTESLQFSNSIISLLERMGVLLSKEVKEIIMYLPGIFTASLHDNEAMINAIFANVSQGISNSFITTPEDLDAAIQSTIQQLGMLNLTLPPPVLYILNEIPSKINFSDPISSLQGAVDVLETLIPPEMNITIPMMNTLPELINQLTQGNFIYLNTWQLELLKTASKITPATEQLSNAIFNLTMRFGVYENLTDDMKTAITYQPGYFYLFAQENPDVLDMLLRNMSLIIDNINLSKTPDLMSILSEIISPDILYPEVSQATASIKRFIDGIISNKTWVDSLLISSIGALQNSSTITTESIALSNSIVNLLQRMNVTVNSNINNVIKYFPGLFVNMFQDNITLIKSFFANISQSLDAINTTTLRQPITFLPKFISNIMDGMPLLEAFVQSIGETLYTEAELTQESLDLTNSIVQYFEKMNVTLDDFAKDALKHIPGIFVTLFPDNVTLVNEIYSNITKNLNAVNLTHPDWSTPLESTIQQLEMMNISIPDEIKTMLQNLASRINMSDPIGSLRLTIEAVALILPAEVQSIVPTLQSIPNLLDQLIQGNFEYITSWQLELLKSYSRITPATQMLSNSVYEMTKRFGIHNNLTSDLRTLIDYQPGYLYMFFVGNENDLEIAYSNISAIIDSINSTNTLDLMSLLGSEGFNSNLTGIEYIVEVTEQLLKATTSGNINIILNTLLQSFTNLSIPSDESRDLSNTLLDFIGNVNVSLPQDVLDVISNLPGFFIRIFPNETEVINIVYERTAQSIRDSMMSSGFNIEQIIKDTIQQLNASGISIPGELNVILDNVPALFDAVTKGDTNRINKWLVEVISLLKTPSTNSSIALINSVKYLLGQINGVDTSGLEVALNYLVTLPYQLLEETNTQTIDSVYDSISNNLVKINISATNLMNLENVNINQVIEDTMKLLNMNSTIIPNDVKTIIKLLPTLVDSLTKLNTYEINIWLVNVMGLLDTPTTNASLALVSAVKHVLSQIDGVETSGLEAALNYITTLPYQLRPGQDTHTIDAVYNSIADSLININLTAFDSMTPSNFNIEQVIKDTIEQISLSGVVIPVDVKIIVDNLPALFNAATTNNTEAINAWLVEIMSLLNTPSTNASITLVNAVKHVLGQLDGVETSGLEAALKYIVTLPYQLLAGNNSQTIDTVYDSITNSLMNINLTATEFNPSSLSEMFEQLDTSFLPAELTPLLKSSEILIMAATTMNETLFMQWSSYIHTHYCSSNDVTKSFAQTISTMLSEYGISVPGSAQLGLECVPGSLYAALPDQAALITDVFNQMTLAFTNYSGYIEGQFSQLNVSVPFELTVLINKLPKIQTALAQNNMSQIIQLLIELQQDMAKETELSKLIVTILTKAGVNVTDQISMSIRQASTSAYNPSWPQVHPTLDTIFSSLNEDIAANKDIGVAIQDAFAKANVTMYDRLIPVLNNVQSLIDAATINDVQGINDAILNILVSYNASFPSDQVQLSIYTYKFQLALMNNMDILKTSLPDEAFEQIVNVYQLILKSVNVTGTDLRNRLLQLFPDGRPIIEIFFQLDPKQAFSSMSNFVYWIFDPERTTTTLASYINSTIHLLLDKHGVNVAQLLKTLVEPKSCSYEVCKTDNCNVRDILPAHTTSTTSSSVESTGPFTSTSPISLTDQALTTSTIWSEPVTGTSNTTDTTTFSGGVINLHNAASLTLFFSSLLFSITFFDKESITKMKSIFSAAIVCLFFVSAVNALNCRNGFNTTVFGMPIYAWNESYTCPSTSGQSCFLGEVIYKPEFLDKQEVTIVYGSCISTAYSSYLECGEILKLNASNIQQLLSLFPDAGDQIQNVIRIFSHQLAMQINETLSNNNATQLFNMLLEELNITMPGMDHEMINGSSIFWNSLEELFMNINDSNYVTQWRLSMLMQFSTITPATEALSTSIINMFERFGHNNLTNETLTMIKYRPGLAYTFFPNHTEQIDNLYYNMSSMIDQIQPYNMSNQDISTMLNQTLEDLAKYNITLSPNVINALTQMSALIQALQNNSTNLTMILQTGLPTFINQTIENLAMMNITVPPEVIAFLQELPNILSNTSMNSSMSFDFKMILNETLNDLAMQNITLSNETLATLYLISDLVTAIQMNDTQNATIIAGMLWMNFEAKYCLSNNVTQAYADAYIKQMADMGVNISAEYKPMIECIPGYLLKRYPNKTEMITNTFTMITVFYNNYTQYLELLSAQLNMTLPPELAGLDQLHTAIIAANGNMTLIQMALYEYANSTYPPTELSKLMVTLLTKNGVNVTQEIELQIRMQSMQFYRQTSQNVSDTGDIIFASVNTDVTAGSDIGPALITAFGKTHVMLPTEIVFVLNNIQPVLDAYGTNDTAAQDQAMLAFLEAYTMQFDSTQVDLQIASIKLRIAIQNNNGSGINEEIQMYIGQIYNLTLEAANITEAQLIEMITKKYPQLKGIVALVSNLEPGEIVKIGADFFQWVTNPNKNITTLATIINDAVQLVLERTGISLQELVGEALQPESCKYQTCDINLCNVPELVENVTAITKPVTTTTIQADLNTTTPTTTTPTTTPITTTSGANSWLTSGISSVFLVFSAILSLRIMS